Genomic segment of Oscillospiraceae bacterium:
CGAGTCGGTAGATTGGACGCAAAGCGGCAGCGCGGCGAACTTCTCTCAGCCGCGCTCGGTATCAATGTATGCTGTGGTTGAGTCGCCGGAAGTTGTGACGCGTGATATGGTCAACGCTGTGCGTGATTTGCTTGATGAGCGCGGGTTGACCGTTGCTTCGGCTAATATTGACCAAGTGGCAATGGTTGATCTACTTGGGAATGGTCGCGTACAGACGATTATAGCCGCCAACACGCCGCAGGATGAAGATGGCGCAGTGGTTACCGATGATGAAATCCGTAGCGGGGATGCCGGCGTATACTCGTTTTTAATGATTGTTGATGGAGAAAATGTGACATTATTGTACGAGCGTTATCGGCAAGTTGATTCCCGTGAAGCCGAGGTGTTGGAGCAAGCGTATCTTATCGTGTTGGACGGTGTTTATGATGTCAACCGTGACGGTGTTTTTGAGATTTTCTTTACTGTTGCGAGTGCCGGCGCTATGGGGCATGTAGATAATATGCACTTTATGCATGCTTATCAAGGCAGTGCATGGCGGCAGGTATTGCAAGCAGCAGGAATTCAGGCGGAATAATATAGGAAAGAGGGGGACATATAATATGTTTATCAATTCACAAAAGGCCGAAGAACAGGCAGTATTAAATCTCGCATATGCTGTCTGTGCGGCAGTGCGAACAGCCCCGAAAGCCTGTGGGATTGACCATATGGATACAGCCATTGTCACCGGTGAGGAAAAAAAGAAAATCACCGACAAAATGCGCCGACTGAGTGAGACCATTCCCGCACCCTTTTTCAGCCGTGATGCCGATAACACCGACGCAAGCGGTGCCGTGGTATTGGTAGGCATAAAGTATCAACCGCGTGGGTTGAATGAACGTTGCGGGCTTTGTCGATTTGCAAACTGCGCCTCTTGCAATGACGCGGGTGCCGTTTGCGTATTTATCGGTATTGATTTGGGCATTGCACTTGGCTCGGCAGCGGCATTGGCGGCCGATAGCCGCATTGACTAATCGCATTATGTTTACCATCGGTAAAGCTGCGGCGTCGTTGGGATTGATGGGTGAGCATGAACTGGTGATGGGCATTCCGCTGTCGGTGTCGGGGAAATCGCCATTTTTTGATAGGAAATGAGGAACTTCCAACCTCAGGTTGGAAGCCAATCAACCAATACGTCATTGCATTTTTGTTTTTGTAGGGATATAATTATTTCATCACAAAAATAAAAGGAGAATGCCATATGTCTGCCGTTGCAATCAATGTAAAAATCGCCGAGCTTCGCAGAGCAAAGAGAATCACGCAAGAAGATTTAGCCAACCATCTCGGTGTAACTAACCAAACTGTCTCCAAGTGGGAGTTGGGCGCATGTTGCCCCGATATTCAGTTGTTGCCGAACATTGCCGATTATTTTGCCGTTTCAATTGATGCGCTTTTCGGAAGAAGCGGCGGGCATGAAAGTCAAACGCCGCACATTGGATCTGTGCCGTGGGACGACGACGATACTATCCGTGGCGTTGTGTATCTTGGCAAGAAAATGGTGAAAGAGACTGATAATTTATCGAAATTTACCTTCACCTTTGAAGGTGAGGCGAAAAATGTTGTGTGTGAAT
This window contains:
- a CDS encoding helix-turn-helix domain-containing protein, which translates into the protein MSAVAINVKIAELRRAKRITQEDLANHLGVTNQTVSKWELGACCPDIQLLPNIADYFAVSIDALFGRSGGHESQTPHIGSVPWDDDDTIRGVVYLGKKMVKETDNLSKFTFTFEGEAKNVVCECNLNCDNIHGSANVGNNVDCDKIYGGVNVGNNLDCGNISGGVIAGNNVDCAGISGDASAGHSIHCGDIGGNASAGFEVKCNSCNCK